The DNA window CGGCGCAGGGCCAGACGCCGCAGGACGCCCCCGATGCGACGGACGCTGCCGGCACCGATGACGCGACCGCCGACACCGCGCAGAAACCCCTGCCCGAAGGCGTGGACATCACCCCCGACCACACCGAAAACGGCCGCTGGTACAACGCCGAAGGTATCCCGACCTTCAAGATCGAGGATGACGGCACGGTCGATTTCGCCACCTTCAACGGCTATCGCCGATATTCGGCGGAATGTCATGTCTGCCACGGGCCCGACGGCGAAGGCTCGACCTATGCCCCGGCGCTGAAGGATTCGGTGCTGCGGATGGATTATTACGACTTTCAGCAGATCGTCGCCTCGGGCCAGCAACAGGTGAACGCGGCGCAGAACCAGGTGATGCCGGCCTTCGGCACCAACCGCAATGTGTGGTGCTATATCGACGACATATATGCCTATCTTCTGGCGCGCGGC is part of the Paracoccus stylophorae genome and encodes:
- a CDS encoding c-type cytochrome, methanol metabolism-related, with product MKAITSLTALVLGASLAGAALAQTGTGGDTPPAQAGAGAAAAVSGNAPAQGQTPQDAPDATDAAGTDDATADTAQKPLPEGVDITPDHTENGRWYNAEGIPTFKIEDDGTVDFATFNGYRRYSAECHVCHGPDGEGSTYAPALKDSVLRMDYYDFQQIVASGQQQVNAAQNQVMPAFGTNRNVWCYIDDIYAYLLARGTDQLPRGRPARKGPKTDEFAAQEDSCMSM